Genomic window (Aethina tumida isolate Nest 87 chromosome 4, icAetTumi1.1, whole genome shotgun sequence):
taaaaatcaagttttggttgtatattttttaaacaaaatttttatttaattagcaatGTAGGAAATAACAAagcaataattaaagttaattcagAAATTAACTGTTTAACACAGAAACCACAGAAGCCAAAATTGAGCCAGCCATCTTATTACCTTTGATTAAAACGTCGCGAGTCAGTCATACAGcgaaataacttatttatcaacatcaacaAGGTTAGTTTGCAGTAGATCCGCATCAAAATTCATGGAAAACAAACAACCGGAACCCCATGTACACGGGTAAACATTCAAGACCCCGACTAAAGCCGGCGAATAAAAACCACACGGTCGAACTTCAAATGCCGGTGCCCGTGCCGTTGGGCAGATTGGCGTTCGGCGTGTCCTTCTTGATCTCGTCAATGGTCGAGACCGACATCCTGCGCTCGGTCAGGTCCAGCGGGAACTTGAAGCTGATCTCGCCCTTGCTGAAGATCGCCGTCGTCGCCTCGAGCGACCCTTGCCTACACTCGGCCGCCCGTTTCTGCTGCAGCATCACGTTGCGCGAGTGCCTCTTCATGCACGAGCAGACGACGAAAATGACGGAGAATATCGCCAGGATGACGATGAATACGAGGCCGACGAGGAGGCTCATCTTGCTCCTGTCCAGAGGCTCGGCCTCGTCCTCGTGGTCGGGGTTGTTGCAGGTGGTTATGTCCTCGAACTGCAGCAGGCTCAGCTTCACGTTGCGCAGCGAACGCGGCGAGGCGCAGTGCACGTCTTTGAACAGGTCCGATTTGTTGACGCGGAACAGTATGGGGGCGATGTGGCACAGGTTGCAGGTCCACGGGTTGCCGGTCAGGTTGACGTGTCGCAGGATCTCCATTTTGAGGACGACGCGCTCGCTGAGGCCGCGCAAATGGTTGTGCGATATGTCCAACTTCTTCAGCTGCAGCGGCAGGCTGTCGTAGGGCAGCTCCGTCAGGTTGTTCCTGGAGACGTTCAGCTCGGTTATGCGGTCGGGCAGCACGTTGGGCGGCAGACTGAGCAACTTCATGCCGGATATATCTAAAGTTTTGACTTTGTGCAGCGTCTGGAGGATGAGTTTGAGCGTCGGCACGTCGATGTTGTTGCCGCCAATCACTAGCCTTTGTAACGTTTCGCTGATCGGTTGGAAGGAGACGATCTCCATTTTGCGCAGCTTGTTCTGTCCGATGTCCAGGTCGACCAGACTGGTCATGTTGACGAAGGCGGTGTTGGTTATCTTGGCCAGACGGTTGCGGGCCAGGTTCAGATACTTGAGCTGCTGCTGATGGACGAACGTCCTCTCCAACACTACCGGCAGTAAGTTGCCTGAAACAATGGCATTCTTCGCTGTAATTAATCTCGAaggtatttcaatttataggGAATTAACATCGGGAGAAACTGGCAACCATTGTTTTGGAATTTATGGGTCAAGGCTAATGGAATTACTAGtatcattttatgtttatggtatatattaaatatttatggaaatgaattttaaatttaaatattttacacaaaagcatttatatttatatcaaacaattttaataaatatattttaaaatgaagggttttaattaatttttattaaaaatgtggacacacagtcaaataaataaatgttttgttcatatttttaattaaaagttttaacatATCAGggaattgaaacatttttattaagaattgaaaatatgttaataaattgtaattataaaattttgaaattaatataaattataatcataaaatagatgaaacgttttgataaaaaattattaataacatacagAATAgtaaacaattgttttattcaataatatttttaattaaatatatgaaaacaattttatgaatgaaaatgaattgaaaagcatttttaatactaatttaaaatatataatatatttaaatataatattaaaattaataataactaaatataatatataattataaaatatgtcaaatattttggtgaaacataatttactgactactgaatattaattaacaaaaatcaattgtaaaacatattttatatgatatttccactttattatacaaaaatttcaataaacacaGTGAATTaccactaaaattattattgatattattataagaCAATATTTACAGATttgttacaataataaaaaaaactgtctGTTAAAGaaaggtaaaaaaaataaaatatttgatttgaaataaaaaaaataataaaatatttaagttaaaaaaaatatttaatttaaacaaaaaactatgaaattaaaaacaaaaaaattataatttaaaactaaaaaaaacactacaatatctaatttaaattaaaataataaaataattaatttaaataaaaaaataaaatatttaataataaaaaaataaatgtataatttaaaattaaaaaaatatattaaaatatttaatttaaatttaaaaaaaaaataataaaatatttgatacaaaatttaaaaataataaaatatttaatttaagtatgtgtacaatttacaatttataaaataaaacatttattttataaaaactaaattattcattttaaaatatttaatttaaattaaaaacaaataaaacatttaatttatataaaaaaaaataaaatatttaatttaaatttaaaaaattaagaagttaaaaaaaattatatttaaaaattaataaaatatttaatttaaaattaaaaaaataataaaatatttaagtaaaaaaatacttaatttaatttttaattaaaacatatttaattttataatttaaaattaaagaaacactaaaatatttaatttatgttaaaataatagtaaaataattaatttaagtaaaaaattaaaatatttaatttaaatttaaaaagaattaagatgattaatttaaaataaaaaataaaatatgtaattttaa
Coding sequences:
- the LOC109604432 gene encoding leucine-rich repeat-containing protein 15; its protein translation is MLSNWHVSTSCLLLLWLCTSNALCPTSCTCNQTDKGKKKVSCIKGGLHDPLPTDEMDLGMEVLEISAPDDVKNTLTISQIFQRFKSLEELTIRKSNVHQIAMHAFWGVPSIRLLDLSFNRITNILDHNFRGLVNLVELNLDHNRIGRIQSGVFKHLTELRILSLQNNLISELVPRMFVKLVKLHVLKLSGNKFEELDPEAFKDIPDLRVLECRGCGLKRINTQIYHLLPYLSHLDLGNNQMQFIDYDEFQDLHRLHSLKLDGNLLPVVLERTFVHQQQLKYLNLARNRLAKITNTAFVNMTSLVDLDIGQNKLRKMEIVSFQPISETLQRLVIGGNNIDVPTLKLILQTLHKVKTLDISGMKLLSLPPNVLPDRITELNVSRNNLTELPYDSLPLQLKKLDISHNHLRGLSERVVLKMEILRHVNLTGNPWTCNLCHIAPILFRVNKSDLFKDVHCASPRSLRNVKLSLLQFEDITTCNNPDHEDEAEPLDRSKMSLLVGLVFIVILAIFSVIFVVCSCMKRHSRNVMLQQKRAAECRQGSLEATTAIFSKGEISFKFPLDLTERRMSVSTIDEIKKDTPNANLPNGTGTGI